In Solobacterium moorei, a single genomic region encodes these proteins:
- the rbfA gene encoding 30S ribosome-binding factor RbfA produces the protein MVSVKQKRLEGIIRKNISEIIQFGVKDPDVGFVTITDVQVSNDHSYAKVFVTFLGQNPRMQAGLRALNRAAGFIRSELSKRMTIRRVPELSFVIDETEMNGRHIDEIIARIHREEKKETE, from the coding sequence ATGGTAAGTGTTAAACAAAAAAGACTGGAAGGAATTATTCGCAAGAATATTTCTGAAATTATTCAGTTTGGTGTAAAAGATCCTGATGTTGGGTTTGTCACAATTACTGATGTTCAAGTTTCAAATGATCATAGTTATGCGAAAGTATTTGTAACATTCTTAGGGCAGAATCCACGTATGCAAGCAGGGTTACGTGCGTTAAATCGTGCTGCAGGATTTATTCGTTCAGAACTTTCCAAGCGCATGACAATCCGTCGTGTGCCTGAGTTAAGTTTTGTGATTGATGAAACAGAGATGAATGGTCGCCATATTGATGAAATCATTGCTCGTATTCATCGTGAAGAAAAGAAAGAAACGGAATAG
- a CDS encoding WXG100 family type VII secretion target — translation MRKITVEPMQLEACAMRMEERNSSYLKNVATLFSAVDAMNAGWQGKDNLAFTTKLSALQSDFKQLSILCTEYIEFLRNSARSYRNTQDELTSQAGMLGM, via the coding sequence ATGAGAAAGATTACCGTAGAACCAATGCAATTAGAAGCGTGTGCCATGCGTATGGAGGAGCGTAATTCGTCCTATCTTAAGAATGTTGCGACACTATTTTCTGCTGTAGATGCGATGAATGCAGGTTGGCAAGGAAAAGATAACCTAGCATTTACTACCAAACTTTCCGCATTACAGTCAGACTTTAAACAACTATCAATTTTATGCACAGAGTATATTGAATTTTTGCGTAATAGTGCACGTAGTTATCGCAATACGCAAGATGAATTAACAAGTCAAGCAGGTATGCTAGGGATGTAA
- a CDS encoding pore-forming ESAT-6 family protein, with protein MSNIQISLAEVSDTAAKLRSTNQMMYDDLTAMQKEMTSLNGTWISDGGEEIRNRFQLFANRFEKYRVLIDAYAKFLDTTVSSYDSLESTITGNASGIQY; from the coding sequence ATGAGTAATATTCAGATTTCATTAGCTGAGGTAAGTGATACAGCAGCCAAACTACGTTCAACCAATCAAATGATGTATGATGACTTAACTGCAATGCAAAAAGAGATGACATCATTAAATGGTACTTGGATTTCTGATGGTGGTGAGGAAATTCGCAATCGCTTCCAATTATTTGCAAATCGTTTTGAGAAGTATCGTGTGTTAATTGATGCGTATGCAAAATTCTTAGATACTACAGTATCTAGTTATGATTCATTAGAATCTACAATTACAGGAAATGCGTCCGGTATTCAGTATTAA
- a CDS encoding S-layer homology domain-containing protein, protein MRPVFSIKKIAVVFVLCMLITFVGCKKKVTDTITNGEWLTELTTQAGITSYQQDEPYFLNISSNSPYFTVVQSSVEWELLNPSKAFDPSTILTRETVAYTLMNLISRTHEGSSDPIKDLQDCSYPEQVKAAVASGLMSLDERQRFRPKEVISKEEAFGYLTQVIDIVNNRKFTDTKTTVQLKDDVQFTDEEPKQFDEEKLTALFKSDSLIQTGMYITYDDAYYRVLKCEYTNQGILTCLEQVNMEDVIDQFDIQGGTDLEFNHAKIFDGNGNIVQEGTEQSHSLSLMSTGLINHTFDMKGFRVSLKGTTSSLRAEVSKQLQVGGLLYANATLDNLHIQYKWDKDEDRIQYGYLKADFTTSENIGLRNGMYKELYGDFSKLNPKDFISTVQNIFQSKQEVLTDTITLCTVKIPLPNAPMVSVVMKINLNLYATGKAELSFVQNHVVGCEIRNGNMRIISDHSKKATASIRAETGITLGTNLSLHAFNQNVMDAEVDAGAKGYFKTRTYLYNEEGKVEPYDIDIQPDLVEELSEGNPNVKVCTELNAYWLCNLKLNSSNSLVGRFGFGRNIAILNESNAPLFPKGKVTYENWMSVDHCSCEDREKVPNIESIQVKKRITLKDYSLIAGVGVNTRIQVSGLPEGYTVEDLVYTSQNTDITEVSSVGEVIGKRPGGTDILIQTKDKKHLVHCHILVVEINRK, encoded by the coding sequence ATGCGTCCGGTATTCAGTATTAAAAAGATTGCGGTAGTATTTGTGTTATGTATGTTGATTACATTTGTTGGGTGTAAAAAGAAAGTGACAGATACAATCACAAATGGAGAATGGTTAACAGAACTTACAACACAAGCAGGTATTACAAGCTACCAACAAGATGAACCATATTTTTTAAATATCAGTTCCAATTCACCATACTTTACGGTTGTACAATCATCTGTGGAGTGGGAACTATTAAATCCATCAAAAGCATTTGATCCTTCAACTATCTTAACAAGAGAGACGGTCGCGTACACTTTGATGAATCTAATCTCAAGAACCCATGAAGGATCATCAGATCCAATTAAGGACTTACAAGACTGTAGTTATCCGGAACAGGTCAAGGCTGCTGTTGCAAGTGGTTTAATGAGCCTTGATGAGCGACAACGCTTTCGTCCTAAAGAGGTAATTTCAAAAGAAGAGGCTTTTGGATATCTAACACAGGTTATTGACATTGTTAACAATCGTAAATTTACCGATACAAAAACTACAGTCCAGTTAAAAGATGATGTTCAGTTTACAGATGAAGAGCCAAAACAATTTGATGAGGAAAAATTAACCGCTTTATTTAAATCAGATTCTTTGATACAAACTGGAATGTATATTACATATGATGATGCTTATTATCGTGTTTTAAAATGTGAGTATACAAATCAGGGGATTCTAACATGCTTAGAACAAGTGAACATGGAAGATGTGATTGATCAGTTTGATATTCAAGGTGGCACTGATCTAGAGTTTAATCATGCAAAGATTTTTGACGGAAATGGGAATATTGTACAGGAAGGGACAGAACAGAGTCATTCTCTGTCCCTGATGTCAACTGGTCTAATCAATCATACATTTGATATGAAAGGCTTTCGTGTATCGTTAAAGGGTACTACAAGTTCTCTTCGTGCGGAGGTTTCAAAACAATTACAAGTAGGTGGGCTCTTGTATGCAAATGCTACATTAGATAATTTACACATCCAATACAAGTGGGATAAGGATGAAGACAGAATCCAATATGGCTACTTGAAAGCAGACTTCACTACTTCTGAGAATATTGGCTTACGCAATGGTATGTATAAAGAGTTATATGGAGACTTCTCAAAACTAAATCCAAAAGATTTTATTAGTACAGTACAGAATATCTTTCAATCAAAACAAGAAGTTTTGACGGATACGATAACACTATGTACAGTTAAGATTCCTTTGCCAAATGCACCAATGGTTTCGGTTGTGATGAAGATTAATTTAAATTTATATGCGACTGGTAAAGCAGAACTATCATTTGTGCAGAATCATGTTGTAGGATGTGAAATCAGAAATGGAAATATGCGTATCATTTCTGATCATAGTAAGAAAGCTACCGCATCCATTCGGGCTGAGACAGGTATCACGCTTGGAACTAATCTTTCACTACATGCATTCAATCAAAATGTCATGGATGCGGAAGTAGATGCAGGTGCAAAGGGTTATTTTAAAACTAGAACATACCTATATAACGAAGAAGGGAAAGTAGAACCATATGATATTGATATACAGCCTGACTTGGTTGAAGAACTTTCAGAAGGAAACCCTAATGTCAAAGTATGTACCGAATTAAATGCGTATTGGTTATGTAATCTAAAACTCAATAGTAGCAATAGTCTTGTAGGAAGATTTGGTTTTGGTAGGAATATCGCAATTCTAAATGAATCGAATGCACCCTTGTTTCCAAAGGGGAAAGTTACCTACGAAAACTGGATGAGTGTAGATCATTGTAGTTGCGAAGATAGAGAAAAAGTACCAAATATAGAGTCAATACAAGTTAAAAAGAGAATTACTTTAAAAGATTATTCATTAATTGCTGGTGTTGGAGTTAATACACGTATACAAGTGTCAGGTCTTCCAGAAGGATATACTGTTGAAGATTTAGTATATACAAGCCAGAATACAGATATCACTGAAGTAAGTTCTGTGGGAGAAGTGATTGGTAAAAGACCAGGTGGTACAGATATTCTGATACAAACAAAAGATAAAAAGCATCTTGTGCATTGCCATATATTGGTTGTTGAGATAAATCGAAAATGA
- a CDS encoding FtsK/SpoIIIE domain-containing protein: MILYTEYKDELCLILVDENRVEHTIFGSHFTLYQKDNCVVIQIIEDGVSYLLYHEQSCLIHDIRFTAIALLQGWNQYKPYLYQDTIVIGTVMNDITVSTELLNRNAITIHFVTKEIEVDSSIHAYMNQKRIHNVFYKAGDLLETYYLRIQFEDDFIIVNQPSNSNCHLSYFTPETTVLSPIKYVEKTTIYQPEVVNEYILTVEEPEHISHYEKRSVIFSVGPAITMSLASMSGASISMYRGYMNGRELLDMLPMILLPSMMLLSTILWNPLQQLHEKRENQKKISIRKMEYEAYLEQLKSNIDRIYQSYISSTMKLCVNNGQVLQQLYPKCIYLPLGHAKGVIKYVFEKSFQFQKNDIAFQQHFNEIVNYASSLDAPYLLKLQSGNHVVLHQLDEFVVDALRYISMSYRPQDVLISCLIDAKDFIHFSWLKKIPHIYHNGLRCISSSIHDLNAKTQNFIGIKVLFNFTNQYLSEFKEWITFDTIEHYHVTHLLNREGDIVIVRNHEQKTVHRCKDFYERIKIDTQQTLFSKYHLTTNNHSFFSMYDVDTIEELNISERWCNSDIAKSMQIRLGKDAYNQPIYFDLHECKDGPHGLIAGTTGSGKSELITTLLLSLAISFSPKNLQIVLIDFKGGGAGSVLCLKGHELPHICGNLSNLDVDDMKRSLHALKNICSFREKLFREVSNHLGYPVINLNAYRKAISTNSEYPSLAELVIVVDEFAELKRERPEFLEELIVVARIGRSLGIHLILATQKPAGIVNDQIWANTNFRICMRVAERQDSMELLHDARAASLQKPGEFYLSNAGGIQYGIAGYAHAKKEPIRHIEILDQEGNIEASSSFQKRQPAQITQVLNEIRKLHPKCVKQLWLNPLPLYPVDFDAEFSIGYIDDYYLFEQPKLILDFNGHTSYLFVGKSYQERENLIQLLLYRMGERNQHVFMIDDLFCKNTSEINLIHSDEVDNVCELFRNLQDRQGSYLLITDLTIFLQNDFYKELLIKLLETNQKYNIHLVILNQSVVNVPYRILTLISSKISLSNDNVQEIQALFSTTEKCIQKKPGYGLVMLHQHVLECSFFQMGDIHGS; this comes from the coding sequence ATGATTTTATATACCGAGTATAAAGATGAATTATGTTTGATATTGGTTGATGAGAATCGAGTAGAACATACAATATTCGGTTCTCATTTTACGTTATATCAGAAGGATAATTGTGTTGTAATACAAATCATTGAAGATGGTGTTTCTTATTTGTTGTATCACGAACAATCGTGTTTGATTCACGACATACGGTTTACTGCTATAGCTTTACTACAAGGTTGGAATCAATATAAGCCATATCTTTATCAGGATACGATAGTCATTGGTACAGTCATGAATGATATAACCGTTTCTACAGAACTATTAAATCGAAACGCAATTACAATACATTTCGTTACAAAAGAAATTGAAGTGGATTCTTCCATTCATGCATATATGAATCAAAAGCGTATACATAATGTGTTTTATAAAGCAGGCGATTTACTTGAAACATATTATCTACGAATTCAATTTGAGGATGATTTTATCATTGTAAATCAACCATCAAATAGCAATTGTCACTTAAGCTACTTTACTCCTGAGACAACTGTATTATCTCCAATTAAATACGTAGAAAAAACAACAATCTATCAACCAGAAGTAGTCAATGAATATATATTGACAGTAGAAGAGCCTGAACATATCAGTCATTACGAAAAAAGGTCTGTTATCTTCTCTGTAGGTCCAGCAATCACAATGAGTTTAGCATCCATGAGTGGTGCTTCCATCTCTATGTATCGCGGATATATGAATGGTAGAGAGCTATTAGATATGTTACCGATGATTCTACTACCAAGTATGATGTTGTTAAGTACAATTCTTTGGAATCCCTTGCAGCAACTACATGAGAAAAGAGAAAATCAGAAAAAGATAAGCATACGTAAAATGGAATATGAAGCTTACCTTGAACAATTAAAATCTAATATCGATAGAATTTACCAATCATATATTAGTTCTACAATGAAACTATGTGTAAATAATGGTCAGGTATTACAACAACTATATCCTAAATGTATTTATCTTCCACTTGGTCATGCAAAAGGAGTTATCAAATATGTTTTTGAAAAGTCATTCCAATTTCAAAAAAATGATATTGCGTTTCAACAACATTTCAATGAAATTGTTAATTATGCAAGTTCGTTAGATGCACCATATCTTCTAAAGCTTCAAAGTGGTAATCATGTTGTTTTACATCAATTAGATGAATTTGTAGTTGATGCGCTTAGGTATATTTCTATGTCTTATCGACCGCAGGATGTACTGATTTCTTGTCTAATTGATGCGAAAGATTTTATTCACTTTAGTTGGTTAAAAAAGATACCGCATATTTATCATAATGGTTTACGTTGTATTTCTTCTTCAATCCATGACTTAAATGCAAAGACGCAAAACTTCATAGGTATAAAAGTATTGTTTAATTTTACGAATCAGTATCTCAGTGAATTTAAAGAATGGATTACATTTGATACCATAGAACACTATCATGTGACACATTTACTGAATAGAGAAGGAGATATAGTTATCGTTCGTAATCACGAACAAAAGACAGTACATCGGTGTAAAGATTTCTATGAACGAATAAAAATTGATACACAACAAACATTGTTTTCTAAATATCATCTTACAACAAACAATCATTCTTTCTTTTCGATGTATGACGTTGATACGATTGAGGAATTAAATATTAGCGAAAGATGGTGCAATAGTGATATAGCAAAGTCAATGCAAATCCGTTTGGGGAAGGATGCCTATAATCAACCAATCTACTTTGATTTACATGAATGCAAGGATGGCCCGCATGGATTAATTGCAGGTACAACAGGCAGTGGAAAGAGTGAATTAATTACAACATTACTTTTATCTTTGGCTATCTCTTTTTCCCCTAAGAACTTACAAATAGTATTAATTGATTTTAAAGGTGGTGGTGCTGGGTCTGTATTATGTTTAAAAGGACATGAATTACCGCATATTTGTGGCAATCTATCAAATCTTGATGTGGATGATATGAAACGTTCCTTACATGCACTAAAGAATATTTGTTCGTTTCGCGAAAAACTATTTAGAGAAGTATCCAATCATCTAGGATATCCAGTAATAAACTTAAACGCATATCGTAAGGCAATTTCAACAAATAGTGAATATCCTTCTTTAGCTGAACTTGTGATTGTAGTAGATGAATTTGCGGAACTTAAAAGAGAAAGACCAGAGTTTCTTGAGGAGCTGATTGTCGTTGCACGTATAGGAAGATCGTTGGGTATACATTTGATACTGGCAACACAAAAACCAGCAGGAATTGTAAATGATCAAATATGGGCAAATACGAACTTCCGTATATGTATGCGTGTTGCAGAGCGACAAGATTCAATGGAGCTTCTACATGATGCTAGAGCTGCTTCTTTACAAAAACCAGGAGAGTTCTATTTATCTAATGCAGGTGGGATTCAATATGGTATAGCAGGATACGCACATGCAAAGAAAGAACCGATACGGCATATCGAAATCTTAGATCAAGAAGGAAATATTGAAGCATCTTCTTCCTTTCAAAAGCGTCAACCAGCACAGATAACGCAAGTATTAAATGAAATACGTAAACTACATCCAAAATGTGTAAAACAATTATGGTTAAATCCTTTACCGTTATATCCAGTTGATTTTGATGCAGAATTTTCAATTGGCTATATAGATGATTACTATTTATTTGAACAGCCAAAACTTATTTTAGATTTTAATGGTCATACTAGTTATTTGTTTGTTGGTAAATCATATCAAGAAAGAGAGAATCTTATTCAACTCTTGTTGTATCGAATGGGTGAAAGAAACCAACATGTATTTATGATTGATGATTTGTTTTGTAAAAATACAAGTGAAATAAATCTAATTCATTCAGATGAAGTAGATAACGTGTGTGAGTTATTTAGAAATCTACAAGATAGACAAGGTTCGTATTTGTTAATTACAGATTTGACAATATTTTTACAGAATGATTTCTATAAAGAACTTTTAATTAAACTTCTAGAAACAAATCAAAAGTATAATATTCACTTGGTAATATTAAATCAAAGTGTGGTAAATGTACCGTATCGCATTTTAACTCTTATTTCTTCTAAGATTAGTTTAAGCAATGATAACGTACAAGAAATACAAGCACTATTTTCTACTACGGAAAAATGTATTCAAAAGAAACCTGGTTATGGATTAGTGATGTTGCACCAACATGTACTTGAATGTAGTTTTTTTCAGATGGGAGATATTCATGGGTCGTAG